One genomic region from Rothia dentocariosa ATCC 17931 encodes:
- the rplO gene encoding 50S ribosomal protein L15, with protein MADAIKIHDLRPAPGAHKAKTRVGRGEGSKGKTAGRGTKGTKARYQVRPGFEGGQLPLHMRLPKLRGFKNPFRTEYQVVNLKRIQELFPEGGEVTVEALVAKGAVRKNELVKVLGDGDITVKVNVVVDKASASAISKIEAAGGSVTVK; from the coding sequence ATGGCAGACGCTATCAAGATTCACGATCTGCGCCCGGCACCGGGTGCCCACAAGGCAAAGACCCGCGTAGGCCGCGGTGAAGGATCAAAGGGTAAGACCGCAGGTCGCGGTACCAAGGGTACCAAGGCTCGTTACCAGGTTCGTCCCGGCTTCGAGGGCGGTCAGCTTCCGCTGCACATGCGCCTGCCGAAGCTGCGCGGATTCAAGAACCCGTTCCGTACCGAGTACCAGGTTGTTAACCTGAAGCGCATTCAGGAACTGTTCCCCGAAGGTGGCGAGGTCACCGTCGAGGCCCTGGTCGCTAAGGGCGCCGTTCGTAAGAACGAGCTTGTGAAGGTTCTGGGCGACGGCGACATCACCGTCAAGGTGAATGTTGTGGTTGATAAGGCTTCTGCATCCGCAATCTCTAAGATTGAGGCGGCAGGCGGTTCTGTAACCGTTAAGTAG
- the rpmD gene encoding 50S ribosomal protein L30, whose protein sequence is MAKRIQPSDAKLEITQVKSYVGQKQNMRDTLRSLGLKRPGNKVVRTADPVTVGMVNTVAHLVKVEEVK, encoded by the coding sequence ATGGCTAAGCGTATTCAGCCCAGCGACGCAAAGCTGGAAATCACCCAGGTTAAATCCTATGTTGGTCAGAAGCAGAATATGCGCGACACCCTACGTTCCCTCGGCTTGAAGCGCCCGGGCAACAAGGTAGTGCGCACTGCCGACCCCGTCACCGTTGGCATGGTTAACACCGTTGCTCACCTGGTGAAGGTTGAGGAGGTCAAGTAA
- the rpsE gene encoding 30S ribosomal protein S5 — MSEAVAAETAETSKQREERRNNRGERRGRGDRKNRAREEEKDKYIERVVTINRVSKVVKGGRRFSFTALVVVGDGNGMVGVGYGKAKEVPAAIAKGVEEAKKNFFRVPRIENRTIPHRVQGEEAAGVVMLRPATAGTGVIAGGPVRAVLEAAGIHDVLSKSLGSSNQINIVHATVAALKQLEEPLAVAARRGLPNDEVIPSYLRNTKSDKAGA; from the coding sequence GTGAGCGAAGCAGTAGCAGCTGAAACCGCTGAGACTTCCAAGCAGCGCGAAGAGCGCCGCAACAACCGCGGTGAGCGTCGCGGTCGCGGTGATCGTAAGAACCGCGCACGCGAGGAGGAAAAAGACAAGTACATCGAGCGCGTGGTAACCATCAACCGCGTGTCCAAGGTCGTCAAGGGTGGTCGTCGCTTCAGCTTCACCGCTCTGGTCGTTGTTGGTGATGGTAATGGCATGGTCGGCGTTGGCTACGGCAAGGCTAAGGAAGTTCCAGCAGCTATTGCCAAGGGTGTTGAGGAAGCTAAGAAGAACTTCTTCCGTGTACCCCGCATCGAGAACCGCACCATTCCCCACCGCGTACAGGGTGAGGAAGCAGCAGGCGTTGTGATGCTCCGCCCGGCAACCGCTGGTACCGGTGTGATCGCTGGTGGTCCGGTGCGTGCAGTGCTCGAAGCAGCAGGTATCCATGATGTGCTGTCGAAGTCTCTCGGTTCCTCGAACCAGATCAACATTGTTCACGCAACCGTTGCAGCACTCAAGCAACTGGAAGAGCCTCTGGCAGTTGCAGCCCGTCGTGGTCTGCCCAACGATGAGGTTATCCCCAGCTACCTGCGCAACACCAAGTCCGATAAGGCAGGTGCGTAA
- the rplR gene encoding 50S ribosomal protein L18 produces MAIKSKASQRARRHARIRKYVSGTAARPRLCVTRSSRHMFVQVIDDVKGVTLASASTMEAELRAATDLDKTAKAKRVGELVAERAKAAGIETVVFDRGGNKYHGRVAAVADGAREGGLAL; encoded by the coding sequence ATGGCTATCAAGTCGAAGGCATCGCAGCGTGCACGCCGTCACGCTCGCATCCGCAAGTATGTTTCGGGTACCGCTGCGCGTCCGCGCCTGTGCGTCACCCGTTCGAGCCGTCACATGTTCGTTCAGGTTATCGACGATGTCAAGGGTGTGACCCTGGCATCCGCCTCCACTATGGAAGCAGAGCTTCGTGCCGCAACCGATCTGGACAAGACCGCTAAAGCAAAGCGCGTTGGTGAGCTTGTAGCAGAGCGCGCTAAGGCAGCCGGTATTGAAACTGTCGTGTTTGACCGCGGCGGCAACAAATACCACGGTCGTGTTGCAGCAGTTGCTGATGGCGCACGTGAAGGAGGTCTGGCACTCTAA
- the rplF gene encoding 50S ribosomal protein L6 has product MSRIGRLPISVPAGVEVKVDGNLVTVKGSKGELSHQVASPITVALNDNEIAVSRPNDERVSRSLHGLTRTLIQNMIIGVTNGYEKKLEIVGTGYRVTAKGNDLEFALGYSHPISVSAPEGVSFAVEGANKLTISGIDKQLVGQVAANIRGLRKPDPYKGKGVRYAGEHIRRKVGKAGK; this is encoded by the coding sequence ATGTCACGTATTGGACGTCTCCCCATCTCGGTTCCAGCCGGCGTTGAGGTAAAGGTCGATGGCAACCTGGTGACCGTTAAAGGTTCCAAGGGTGAGCTGAGCCACCAGGTGGCTTCCCCCATTACTGTTGCTCTAAACGACAATGAAATTGCGGTATCGCGCCCGAACGACGAGCGTGTTTCTCGCTCGCTGCATGGTCTGACTCGTACCCTGATTCAGAACATGATTATCGGTGTGACCAACGGCTACGAGAAGAAGCTGGAAATTGTTGGTACCGGTTACCGTGTGACCGCGAAGGGTAACGACCTGGAATTCGCTCTAGGTTACTCCCACCCGATTAGCGTTTCTGCACCCGAAGGTGTTTCCTTCGCCGTGGAAGGCGCTAACAAGCTGACCATTTCGGGTATCGATAAGCAGCTCGTCGGTCAGGTTGCAGCAAACATTCGTGGTCTGCGTAAGCCCGATCCCTATAAGGGCAAGGGTGTTCGCTACGCAGGTGAGCACATCCGCCGCAAGGTCGGAAAGGCTGGTAAGTAA
- the rpsH gene encoding 30S ribosomal protein S8, whose translation MTMTDPVADMLTRLRNANSAYHDTVSMPYSKLKARIAEILKAEGYIADVKEEEAKVGKTLTLVLKYGPSRERSIAGVRRISKPGLRTYAKSTNLPRVLGGLGTAILSTSSGLLTDKQAAKKGVGGEVLAYIW comes from the coding sequence ATGACTATGACTGATCCGGTCGCAGATATGCTGACCCGTTTGCGCAACGCAAACTCCGCATACCACGACACCGTATCTATGCCCTACTCGAAGCTCAAGGCTCGCATCGCCGAGATCCTGAAGGCTGAGGGCTACATTGCCGATGTTAAGGAAGAGGAAGCAAAGGTTGGCAAGACCCTGACCCTCGTTCTTAAGTACGGTCCGTCCCGCGAGCGTTCCATCGCTGGCGTGCGTCGTATTTCCAAGCCGGGCCTGCGTACCTACGCAAAGTCCACGAACCTGCCTCGGGTTCTGGGTGGTCTCGGTACCGCTATTCTGTCCACCTCCTCGGGTCTGCTCACTGATAAGCAGGCTGCGAAGAAGGGTGTGGGCGGCGAAGTTCTCGCCTACATCTGGTAG
- the rplE gene encoding 50S ribosomal protein L5, producing MSETKITPRFKTKYAEVVVPALQEEFKYQNVMQTPKFVKVVVNMGVGEAARDAKLMDGAIRDLTAITGQKPVVTRAKKSIAQFKLREGMPIGAHVTLRGDRMWEFLDRLVTLALPRIRDFRGLSDRQFDGNGNYTFGLTEQSMFHEIDQDSIDRVRGMDITVVTSAKTDDEGRAMLKALGFPFKTN from the coding sequence ATGAGCGAGACCAAGATTACCCCCCGCTTTAAGACCAAGTACGCTGAGGTTGTCGTTCCCGCGCTGCAGGAAGAGTTCAAATACCAGAACGTCATGCAGACCCCGAAGTTCGTTAAGGTCGTCGTAAATATGGGTGTTGGCGAGGCAGCTCGCGATGCAAAGCTCATGGACGGCGCAATCCGCGATCTCACCGCTATTACCGGTCAGAAGCCGGTTGTAACCCGTGCCAAGAAATCCATCGCACAGTTCAAACTGCGTGAAGGTATGCCAATCGGCGCACACGTTACCCTGCGTGGCGACCGCATGTGGGAGTTCCTGGACCGCTTGGTTACCCTGGCTCTGCCCCGTATCCGCGATTTCCGCGGTCTTTCCGATCGCCAGTTCGACGGTAACGGCAACTACACCTTCGGCCTCACCGAGCAGTCCATGTTCCACGAAATCGATCAGGATTCGATCGACCGCGTGCGTGGTATGGATATTACCGTGGTGACCAGCGCCAAGACCGACGATGAAGGCCGTGCCATGCTGAAGGCACTGGGCTTCCCGTTCAAGACCAACTAA
- the rplX gene encoding 50S ribosomal protein L24 — protein MAKIKSGDLVQVISGADKGKQGKVLKVIPKENRVIVEGVKVVTKHTKANPVTGAAGGIQKVEAPIHVSNVAIVDPETEKPTRVGFREETVERNGKQRTVRVRVAKRSGKDI, from the coding sequence ATGGCTAAGATCAAGTCCGGCGACCTGGTTCAGGTTATTTCCGGTGCAGACAAGGGTAAGCAGGGCAAAGTTCTGAAGGTTATCCCCAAGGAAAACCGCGTGATTGTTGAGGGCGTTAAGGTCGTCACCAAGCACACCAAGGCAAACCCCGTAACCGGCGCAGCAGGCGGTATTCAGAAGGTGGAGGCACCGATTCACGTTTCGAACGTGGCAATCGTTGATCCTGAGACCGAGAAGCCGACCCGTGTTGGTTTCCGCGAAGAGACTGTAGAGCGTAATGGCAAGCAGCGTACCGTTCGCGTGCGCGTTGCTAAGCGTTCGGGGAAGGATATCTAA
- the rplN gene encoding 50S ribosomal protein L14 has product MIQQESRLKVADNTGAKEILTIRVLGGSSRRYAGIGDIIVATVKDAIPGGTVKKGDVVKAVVVRTKKATRRADGSYIKFDENSAVILKNTDGDPRGTRIFGPVGRELRDKKFMKIVSLAPEVL; this is encoded by the coding sequence ATGATTCAGCAGGAGTCGCGACTGAAGGTCGCCGATAACACTGGTGCGAAGGAAATCCTGACCATCCGTGTGCTTGGTGGTTCCTCGCGTCGCTACGCAGGCATCGGCGATATTATCGTCGCAACCGTCAAGGATGCAATTCCTGGCGGCACTGTTAAAAAGGGTGACGTTGTGAAAGCAGTCGTCGTCCGTACCAAGAAGGCAACCCGTCGCGCAGACGGATCCTACATCAAGTTCGACGAGAACTCAGCAGTTATTCTGAAGAACACTGATGGTGATCCCCGTGGTACCCGTATCTTTGGTCCCGTTGGTCGTGAACTTCGCGATAAGAAGTTCATGAAGATTGTTTCGCTGGCTCCGGAGGTGCTCTAA
- a CDS encoding S-layer homology domain-containing protein, producing the protein MTPSSNHGISRPTQRALASAGVVSLVMASLSAMPASFANEQQPAPHDNSSGCRNIAITADRYQGLPGEYQLAYSNYTRNLYTTFSNGRPPVYTGGIGVWTTYGEIPTLDEVMLPGTVDFVPSGQTEATSKQLASPDGIAIDDAHGTIWVTQTRTNSVTVYDLYTKKELWTSYDAQNPENGSVSRPREVKVDAKSGKAFVSGSGGVTVFDLKSHQVIQKINFTSSDGSADTGMNMELDSEGGRLYVPSLNSGTLKAINTETLAVEQTIELHKDVADAQLRPSDVTIDKSLGEIYVSSQGDMDRETKVSKGNSGITVYDLKTGEYKKSINFGKQTLAITADEEHDVVYATDFATGKIGVIDGRTGSITHEVSTGAEGGANDVLVTPEGEVYAVVRDKFADNVTTGYTLDPTTGKFKEAASAEPKGENGADTPITVNSLVKITPTFTAVPNIPQCDPVQTQQVVATTSTAGAVYPRGTSTVPVQTKTDTPVFSDVPEGSPFYADIQWLAHQRLSFGWADGTYRPQQTVDRGAMAAYFYRLAGSPEVALPEISPFKDVDSSHPFYKEIVWMSQQGITTGYEDGTYRPGISVDRGAMAAFFFRYAKVTNYEVPQTPQFKDVDRNNPFYREISWFKDQHITTGWGDGTFRPNEPIQRAAMAAFIHRFAVK; encoded by the coding sequence ATGACTCCTTCATCTAATCACGGCATATCTCGACCCACGCAGAGAGCGTTAGCATCTGCTGGAGTCGTATCGCTTGTGATGGCATCGTTAAGCGCGATGCCTGCATCGTTCGCTAACGAGCAACAGCCCGCTCCCCACGACAACAGTTCTGGTTGTCGTAATATTGCGATCACCGCTGATCGATACCAGGGGCTTCCGGGCGAATATCAGCTGGCATATTCCAACTACACCCGGAACCTTTATACAACATTCTCAAATGGACGTCCGCCCGTTTACACCGGCGGCATTGGAGTGTGGACAACCTACGGTGAAATCCCAACCCTCGATGAAGTGATGCTGCCGGGAACCGTAGATTTTGTACCCAGCGGGCAGACCGAAGCGACAAGTAAGCAACTTGCTTCTCCTGACGGTATTGCTATTGATGATGCACACGGTACCATCTGGGTAACCCAGACTCGTACCAACTCGGTAACCGTGTACGATCTGTACACTAAGAAGGAACTGTGGACCAGCTACGATGCACAGAATCCGGAAAACGGGTCTGTATCGCGTCCTCGTGAGGTTAAGGTTGATGCGAAGTCAGGGAAAGCATTCGTTTCTGGTTCTGGCGGCGTTACTGTGTTCGACTTGAAGAGCCACCAGGTTATTCAGAAGATTAACTTTACTAGTTCCGATGGCTCTGCTGATACGGGTATGAATATGGAGCTGGATTCCGAAGGTGGTCGCCTCTACGTACCTTCGCTGAACTCGGGAACGCTGAAAGCTATCAATACCGAAACCCTCGCTGTTGAGCAGACCATTGAGCTGCATAAAGATGTGGCGGACGCGCAGCTGCGTCCCTCCGATGTAACGATTGATAAGTCTCTGGGTGAAATCTATGTTTCGTCCCAGGGCGATATGGACCGCGAGACGAAAGTTTCTAAGGGAAACTCTGGTATCACGGTTTACGACTTAAAGACGGGCGAGTACAAGAAGAGCATTAATTTCGGGAAACAGACGCTGGCGATTACTGCCGACGAAGAGCATGACGTGGTTTATGCTACCGATTTTGCCACCGGAAAGATCGGCGTTATTGACGGTCGTACCGGCTCCATCACGCATGAGGTGAGCACGGGTGCAGAAGGCGGAGCTAACGACGTTCTTGTAACCCCCGAAGGCGAAGTCTACGCGGTTGTCAGAGACAAGTTTGCTGATAACGTGACGACGGGGTACACGCTGGATCCCACCACCGGTAAATTTAAAGAGGCGGCAAGTGCTGAACCCAAGGGTGAGAACGGCGCAGATACTCCAATCACGGTAAATTCCCTTGTCAAGATTACTCCGACGTTTACTGCTGTTCCAAATATTCCTCAGTGCGATCCCGTGCAGACTCAGCAGGTTGTCGCCACGACTTCAACAGCAGGTGCTGTATATCCTAGGGGCACCAGCACAGTTCCCGTGCAAACCAAGACTGATACCCCCGTTTTCTCGGATGTTCCTGAAGGTTCTCCCTTTTACGCCGATATTCAGTGGTTGGCGCATCAGCGGCTTTCTTTTGGGTGGGCTGATGGCACCTATCGTCCCCAGCAGACGGTAGATCGTGGGGCTATGGCGGCGTATTTTTACCGTCTAGCGGGTTCTCCCGAGGTAGCGCTTCCTGAGATTTCACCTTTTAAAGATGTCGATTCGTCACATCCTTTCTACAAAGAGATTGTGTGGATGTCCCAGCAGGGCATTACAACTGGGTATGAGGATGGAACTTATCGTCCCGGCATATCGGTAGATCGTGGAGCAATGGCGGCTTTCTTCTTCCGTTATGCGAAGGTGACAAACTATGAGGTACCGCAGACTCCTCAGTTCAAGGACGTCGATCGCAATAATCCGTTCTACCGCGAGATTTCCTGGTTTAAGGACCAGCACATCACGACTGGCTGGGGTGACGGCACTTTCCGTCCGAACGAGCCTATTCAGCGTGCTGCGATGGCGGCTTTCATCCACCGATTCGCCGTCAAATAA
- the rpsQ gene encoding 30S ribosomal protein S17 → MSEVKNEERGYRKSRRGYVVSDKMDKTVVVEVEDRVKHALYGKVMRRSSKIKAHDEQNVCGVGDYVLLAETRPLSATKRWRVVEILEKAK, encoded by the coding sequence GTGAGTGAAGTAAAGAACGAAGAGCGCGGCTACCGTAAGTCCCGCCGCGGCTACGTTGTCTCCGACAAGATGGACAAGACCGTTGTCGTCGAGGTCGAGGATCGCGTGAAGCACGCTCTATACGGCAAGGTTATGCGCCGTAGCTCCAAGATCAAGGCACACGACGAGCAGAATGTCTGCGGCGTTGGTGACTATGTTCTGTTGGCAGAGACCCGTCCGCTGTCCGCTACCAAGCGTTGGCGTGTCGTGGAGATCCTAGAGAAAGCTAAGTAA
- the rpmC gene encoding 50S ribosomal protein L29: MAVGSKDLSIDKLAELSNEELAAKLSESKKELFNIRFQEVTGQANAGRRRTIKRDIARIYTVLRERELGIRPATEGESK, from the coding sequence ATGGCAGTTGGATCCAAGGATCTGAGCATCGATAAGCTCGCAGAGCTCTCCAACGAAGAGCTGGCTGCAAAGCTGAGCGAATCGAAGAAGGAACTCTTCAACATCCGTTTCCAGGAAGTCACCGGTCAGGCTAACGCTGGTCGTCGCCGCACCATCAAGCGTGATATCGCACGTATCTACACCGTGCTGCGTGAGCGCGAGCTCGGTATTCGTCCCGCAACCGAAGGTGAGTCCAAGTGA
- the rplP gene encoding 50S ribosomal protein L16, whose product MLIPRRVKFRKQHHPKRHGLAKGGTEVSFGEWGIQALSPAYVTNRQIEAARIAMTRHIKRGGKVWINIYPDRPLTKKPAETRMGSGKGSPEWWVANVKPGRVMFEIAGVSEEVAREALRLAIHKLPMKARVVRREGGE is encoded by the coding sequence ATGCTTATTCCCCGTCGAGTAAAGTTCCGTAAGCAGCACCACCCCAAGCGTCATGGTCTCGCAAAGGGCGGCACCGAGGTTAGCTTCGGTGAATGGGGCATTCAGGCTCTTTCGCCCGCATATGTGACCAACCGTCAGATTGAGGCTGCACGTATTGCAATGACCCGTCACATCAAGCGTGGCGGTAAGGTCTGGATTAACATTTACCCGGACCGTCCGTTGACCAAGAAGCCTGCCGAAACTCGTATGGGTTCCGGTAAGGGTTCACCCGAGTGGTGGGTCGCTAATGTTAAGCCCGGTCGAGTCATGTTTGAGATCGCCGGTGTATCCGAAGAGGTGGCTCGCGAGGCGCTGCGCCTGGCAATCCACAAACTCCCGATGAAGGCACGTGTTGTGCGTCGCGAAGGTGGTGAATAA
- the rpsC gene encoding 30S ribosomal protein S3: MGQKIHPNGFRLGITTEHVSKWFADSNKPGERYADFVREDVKIRELLAKNLDRAGVAKVEIERTRDRVRVDIHTARPGIVIGRRGAEADRIRGELEKLTGKQIQLNILEVSNPDLSAQLVAQSIAEQLAARVAFRRAMKKAIQSAQRAGAKGIRIQCSGRLGGAEMSRSEFYREGRVPLHTLRANIDYGFFEAKTTFGRIGVKVWIYKGDLTDKELAAQQAANNRRGNRRDGDRRRSGGRGPRRERRNENASANTEAKTAENGEA, translated from the coding sequence ATGGGTCAGAAAATTCACCCGAACGGTTTCCGACTGGGCATTACCACCGAGCACGTCTCCAAGTGGTTCGCTGATTCCAACAAGCCCGGCGAGCGTTACGCAGACTTCGTTCGCGAAGATGTGAAGATCCGCGAGCTTTTGGCAAAGAACCTGGATCGTGCGGGCGTTGCAAAGGTTGAGATTGAGCGTACCCGTGACCGTGTGCGTGTGGATATCCACACTGCGCGTCCCGGTATCGTCATCGGCCGCCGTGGCGCTGAAGCAGACCGCATCCGTGGCGAGCTTGAGAAACTGACCGGCAAGCAGATTCAGCTGAACATTCTTGAGGTTTCTAACCCCGATCTGTCAGCTCAGCTGGTTGCTCAGAGCATTGCAGAACAGCTTGCAGCGCGTGTTGCATTCCGCCGTGCTATGAAGAAGGCAATCCAGTCCGCACAGCGTGCAGGTGCAAAGGGTATTCGTATCCAGTGCTCCGGTCGCTTAGGCGGCGCTGAAATGTCCCGTTCCGAGTTCTACCGTGAAGGTCGTGTGCCCCTGCACACCCTGCGTGCGAACATCGATTACGGTTTCTTCGAAGCCAAGACTACCTTCGGTCGTATTGGTGTGAAGGTCTGGATCTACAAGGGCGACTTGACCGACAAGGAACTGGCAGCTCAGCAGGCAGCTAACAACCGTCGCGGCAACCGCCGTGATGGTGATCGCCGCCGCTCCGGTGGCCGTGGTCCCCGTCGTGAACGCCGCAACGAGAATGCTTCGGCAAACACCGAAGCCAAGACTGCAGAGAACGGTGAGGCATAA
- the rplV gene encoding 50S ribosomal protein L22 has translation MEAKASARFVRVTPMKARRVVNLIRGKQAEEALAILKFAPQGASEPVYKIVASAIANARQKATQEGLPFREEELFVSEAFVNEGPTMKRIQPRAQGRAYRINKRTSHITVVVATPEKEEDR, from the coding sequence ATGGAAGCCAAGGCATCAGCGCGTTTTGTTCGCGTTACGCCTATGAAGGCCCGCCGTGTCGTCAACCTGATCCGTGGTAAGCAAGCGGAAGAGGCTCTGGCGATTCTGAAGTTCGCACCCCAGGGTGCTTCAGAACCGGTATATAAAATCGTTGCTTCGGCAATAGCAAACGCTCGTCAGAAGGCGACCCAGGAAGGTCTGCCGTTCCGCGAGGAAGAGCTGTTCGTCAGCGAAGCATTCGTGAATGAAGGTCCGACCATGAAGCGCATTCAGCCCCGCGCGCAGGGTCGTGCATACCGTATCAACAAGCGCACCAGCCACATCACCGTGGTAGTTGCTACCCCGGAGAAGGAGGAGGACCGCTAA
- the rpsS gene encoding 30S ribosomal protein S19, translating into MPRSLKKGPFVDQHLYLKVAAQNEKGTKNVIKTWSRRSMIIPDMLGHTIAVYDGRKHVPVFITESMVGHKLGEFAPTRTFRSHVKDDRKGKRR; encoded by the coding sequence ATGCCTCGTAGTTTGAAGAAGGGCCCTTTCGTTGATCAGCACCTCTACCTGAAGGTAGCGGCTCAGAACGAGAAGGGCACCAAGAATGTTATTAAGACTTGGTCCCGTCGCTCGATGATTATTCCCGATATGCTCGGGCACACCATCGCAGTGTACGACGGACGCAAGCACGTACCGGTATTCATTACCGAGTCGATGGTTGGGCACAAGCTCGGCGAGTTTGCACCCACCCGCACTTTCCGCAGCCATGTGAAGGACGACCGTAAGGGTAAGCGTCGCTAA
- the rplB gene encoding 50S ribosomal protein L2 yields the protein MGIRKYKPTTPGRRGSSVADFVEITRSTPEKSLLRPLHKTGGRNNTGRITTRHKGGGHKRQYRLIDFRRHDKDGVNARVAHIEYDPNRTARIALLHYFDGSKRYIIAPNRLSQGDIVESGPSADIKPGNNLPLRNIPVGTVLHCVELRPGGGAKLARSAGASVQLVAKEGKYGQLRLPSGEIRNVDVRCRATVGEVGNAEQSNINWGKAGRNRWKGIRPTVRGVVMNPVDHPHGGGEGKTSGGRHPVNPNGKPEGRTRRPNKESDKLIVRRRRTGKKR from the coding sequence ATGGGTATTCGTAAGTATAAGCCGACGACCCCGGGTCGCCGCGGTTCGAGCGTTGCTGATTTCGTTGAAATCACCCGCTCCACCCCGGAAAAGTCCCTGCTTCGTCCGCTTCACAAGACCGGCGGCCGTAACAACACCGGTCGTATCACCACTCGTCATAAGGGTGGCGGACACAAGCGTCAGTACCGTCTGATCGACTTCCGCCGTCACGATAAAGACGGTGTGAATGCACGCGTTGCGCACATCGAGTACGATCCAAACCGTACCGCACGCATCGCACTTCTGCACTACTTCGATGGTTCTAAGCGCTACATTATCGCTCCGAACAGGCTCTCTCAGGGCGACATCGTCGAGTCTGGCCCTTCAGCCGACATCAAGCCCGGCAACAACCTGCCCCTGCGCAACATCCCCGTGGGTACTGTGCTCCACTGTGTTGAGCTCCGTCCCGGTGGTGGCGCAAAGCTGGCACGTTCCGCTGGTGCTTCGGTTCAGCTGGTTGCTAAGGAAGGCAAGTACGGTCAGCTCCGTCTGCCCTCCGGCGAAATCCGTAACGTGGATGTTCGCTGCCGTGCAACCGTGGGCGAGGTTGGCAACGCAGAGCAGTCCAACATCAACTGGGGTAAGGCAGGCCGCAACCGCTGGAAGGGCATCCGTCCGACCGTTCGTGGTGTGGTTATGAACCCGGTTGACCACCCGCATGGTGGTGGTGAGGGTAAGACCTCCGGCGGTCGTCACCCGGTTAACCCCAATGGTAAGCCCGAGGGCCGCACTCGTCGTCCCAATAAGGAAAGCGACAAGCTCATCGTTCGTCGCCGTCGTACTGGCAAGAAGCGCTAA
- the rplW gene encoding 50S ribosomal protein L23, which yields MSVSTKSVYDVIIAPVVSEKSYGQIDEDKYTFEVAPDSNKLEIKQAIETIWDVKVASINTMNRKGKRKRTRFGWGSRKDTKRAIVTLKEGRIDIFGGPQA from the coding sequence ATGAGCGTTTCCACCAAGTCTGTGTACGACGTAATTATCGCTCCTGTTGTTTCTGAAAAGAGCTATGGACAGATCGACGAAGACAAATACACTTTCGAGGTCGCTCCGGACTCAAACAAGCTTGAAATCAAGCAGGCTATCGAAACAATCTGGGACGTCAAGGTTGCTTCCATCAATACTATGAACCGTAAGGGCAAGCGGAAGCGCACCCGTTTCGGATGGGGCTCTCGTAAGGACACCAAGCGTGCTATCGTGACCCTCAAGGAAGGCCGTATCGACATCTTCGGCGGTCCGCAGGCATAA
- the rplD gene encoding 50S ribosomal protein L4, which produces MAVKTLKVDLPAEIFDAQASVPLLHQVVVAQLAAARQGTHKTKNRGEVSGAGRKPFKQKGTGNARQGSIRAPHMTGGGVVHGPTPRNYAQRTPKKMIAAALRGALSDRARHDRIHVVENFISGETPSTKAAKAAFAELTDRKNVLFVIDRAEDVLALSARNLQKVHVLYADQLNTYDVLVSDDVVFTKAAYDAFVAANQKKEGAK; this is translated from the coding sequence ATGGCTGTCAAAACCCTTAAGGTAGATCTGCCCGCAGAGATTTTCGACGCGCAGGCATCCGTACCCCTGCTGCACCAGGTTGTCGTTGCACAGCTTGCTGCCGCACGTCAGGGTACCCACAAGACCAAGAACCGTGGTGAAGTTTCCGGTGCAGGCCGTAAGCCCTTCAAGCAGAAGGGTACCGGTAATGCGCGTCAGGGCTCCATCCGCGCACCGCATATGACCGGTGGTGGCGTGGTGCACGGTCCGACCCCGCGTAACTACGCACAGCGCACCCCCAAGAAGATGATCGCCGCAGCACTGCGTGGCGCTCTCTCTGACCGCGCTCGTCACGACCGCATCCACGTGGTGGAGAACTTCATCTCTGGTGAGACTCCCTCGACTAAGGCTGCTAAGGCTGCATTCGCAGAGCTTACCGATCGCAAGAATGTTCTGTTCGTTATCGATCGTGCAGAGGATGTGCTGGCACTGTCCGCACGTAACCTGCAGAAAGTTCACGTGCTCTACGCAGATCAGCTCAACACCTACGATGTGCTGGTTTCGGATGATGTAGTCTTCACCAAGGCGGCATACGACGCGTTCGTAGCTGCTAATCAGAAGAAGGAGGGCGCTAAGTAA